Proteins from a single region of Corynebacterium casei LMG S-19264:
- a CDS encoding YkvI family membrane protein — MKKAVILGMAYFSCTVGAGFASGQEMLQYYAAFGGWGIIGAAIALILMPLIAMIAMQYGSYFQATSHDRVFTSVTSKLMARFIDYTITFTQFCISFVMLAGAGANLNQQFDTPLWFGSALMAVAVIICGFLNVEKVTNVLGSITPFIVVLLVIVSIHSYLNPPEDIGAAFEFAQNNVATTLPNWWVSTFNYVGIAMMGGISMGIIMGGDMLDLKTAGHGGMLGGLLFGILLVMMVIAMLFNSETVYQDALPTLSLITAISTPLGTFASIIIYVMIFSTALGNFYSLSRRVVAKKPEHFHKALIILVLIGFGLSFLDFATLVGFVFPITGYLALRMVDPKQKFTTAHRRQLSQEIMGSNLAAKHLEKTVISEAVDELSTDADSGFDPEKFETPKSVLTDHPPADEKKAANKEKYED, encoded by the coding sequence ATGAAAAAAGCGGTCATTCTCGGCATGGCCTATTTCAGTTGTACTGTCGGCGCAGGTTTCGCCTCCGGCCAAGAAATGCTGCAGTACTACGCGGCTTTCGGCGGTTGGGGCATCATCGGCGCCGCCATTGCCCTGATTCTTATGCCACTCATCGCGATGATTGCCATGCAATACGGAAGCTACTTCCAGGCAACCTCCCATGATCGCGTCTTTACGTCGGTGACGTCTAAGTTGATGGCTCGCTTCATCGACTACACCATCACCTTTACACAGTTCTGCATTTCTTTCGTCATGCTGGCCGGTGCAGGAGCAAACCTTAACCAACAGTTTGATACTCCCCTGTGGTTTGGTTCTGCGCTCATGGCAGTCGCGGTTATTATCTGTGGTTTCCTCAACGTGGAAAAGGTCACCAACGTGCTCGGCTCCATCACGCCGTTCATCGTGGTGCTGCTGGTGATTGTCTCCATCCACTCCTATCTCAACCCGCCTGAGGATATCGGCGCGGCCTTTGAGTTCGCGCAGAACAACGTTGCTACTACCTTGCCTAACTGGTGGGTATCTACCTTCAACTACGTTGGTATCGCCATGATGGGCGGTATTTCCATGGGCATCATCATGGGCGGTGACATGCTGGATCTGAAGACCGCTGGTCACGGCGGCATGCTCGGTGGCCTACTCTTCGGCATTCTGTTGGTCATGATGGTCATCGCTATGCTGTTTAACTCGGAGACCGTCTACCAGGACGCGCTGCCAACCTTGAGTCTGATCACGGCCATCAGCACGCCGTTGGGCACCTTCGCATCGATTATCATTTACGTGATGATCTTCTCCACCGCACTGGGTAACTTCTACTCTCTGAGCCGCCGCGTGGTGGCCAAGAAGCCCGAGCACTTCCACAAGGCTCTCATCATCTTGGTTCTCATTGGTTTCGGCTTGTCCTTCCTGGACTTTGCAACCCTGGTGGGCTTCGTCTTCCCAATCACCGGCTACCTGGCGCTGCGCATGGTGGATCCAAAACAGAAGTTCACCACCGCGCACCGCCGCCAGCTATCCCAAGAAATCATGGGCTCCAATCTGGCCGCTAAGCACTTGGAGAAGACAGTAATCTCCGAGGCCGTGGATGAGCTGAGCACTGATGCTGACTCCGGCTTCGACCCAGAGAAATTTGAAACCCCGAAATCGGTGTTGACCGATCATCCACCGGCGGATGAGAAGAAGGCTGCGAACAAAGAAAAGTACGAAGACTAG
- the glmU gene encoding bifunctional UDP-N-acetylglucosamine diphosphorylase/glucosamine-1-phosphate N-acetyltransferase GlmU gives MVTQTPSAVVVLAAGAGTRMKSAKQKTLHEIGGRSLLGHALHAAAGLNPEHIVAVVGHQRDQVSPAVDAVAAELDREILQAVQEEQNGTGHAVGCGLAPIPDFDGTVIVTNGDVPLLRPETIDKLRDTHVSEGNAVTVLSIKLDDPTGYGRIVRNDAGEVTAIVEHKDASAAQHAINEVNSGVFAFDAAVLRDALGKLDSNNSQGELYITDVLSIEREGGRRVGAFVAADAGELEGVNDRVQLAAAGRELNRRLVEDAMRGGAHVIDPLTTWIGVGVRIGRDVTIHPGTQLWGNTSIEDDAVIGPDTTLTDMQVGRGAKVIRTHGEKSVIGPNANVGPFTFIRPNTEVGEDGKLGGFVEAKNAKIGRGSKVPHLTYIGDATVGEQSNIGASSVFVNYDGVNKHHTTIGSHVRTGSDTMFIAPVNVGDGAYSGAGTIIKDDVPPGALAVSGGKQRNIEGWVVKKRPGSPAAEAAEAASPATDDDSAKTDN, from the coding sequence GTGGTAACACAAACCCCAAGCGCCGTTGTCGTTCTTGCAGCTGGCGCCGGCACTCGCATGAAATCTGCCAAGCAGAAGACCCTGCATGAAATCGGAGGACGGTCCCTTTTAGGACATGCTCTTCATGCAGCAGCCGGCCTCAACCCGGAACACATCGTGGCCGTAGTTGGCCACCAGCGCGACCAGGTCAGCCCCGCCGTTGACGCAGTCGCTGCTGAATTAGACCGCGAAATCCTGCAGGCAGTTCAGGAAGAACAAAACGGTACCGGCCACGCCGTCGGCTGCGGGCTTGCACCAATTCCTGATTTTGACGGCACCGTCATTGTTACCAATGGTGATGTGCCGTTGCTGCGCCCAGAGACCATCGACAAGCTGCGCGACACCCACGTTTCTGAGGGCAACGCCGTCACCGTGCTATCCATCAAGCTGGATGATCCGACCGGCTATGGCCGTATTGTGCGCAATGATGCCGGTGAAGTCACCGCGATTGTTGAGCACAAGGATGCAAGCGCTGCGCAGCACGCAATTAATGAAGTAAACTCTGGCGTTTTTGCTTTCGACGCTGCTGTTTTGCGCGATGCGCTGGGCAAGCTGGATTCGAACAACTCCCAGGGCGAGCTATACATCACTGATGTGCTGTCCATCGAGCGTGAGGGTGGGCGCCGCGTGGGCGCATTCGTTGCTGCCGATGCCGGTGAGCTTGAAGGCGTTAATGACCGCGTGCAGCTAGCTGCCGCTGGCCGTGAACTCAACCGCCGCCTGGTGGAGGATGCCATGCGCGGCGGCGCACACGTTATTGACCCATTGACAACCTGGATTGGTGTGGGCGTGCGCATCGGCCGCGATGTCACCATCCACCCTGGCACCCAATTGTGGGGTAATACCTCCATTGAAGATGATGCCGTGATTGGCCCGGATACCACCTTGACCGACATGCAGGTCGGCCGCGGCGCGAAGGTCATTCGCACCCATGGTGAGAAGTCTGTCATCGGCCCTAATGCCAACGTTGGCCCATTTACCTTCATTCGCCCGAACACTGAGGTCGGCGAAGACGGCAAGCTCGGCGGCTTCGTGGAAGCAAAGAACGCGAAGATTGGCCGCGGCTCCAAGGTGCCACACTTGACCTACATCGGTGATGCCACCGTGGGTGAGCAGTCCAATATCGGCGCTTCCTCGGTCTTTGTGAACTATGACGGTGTGAATAAGCACCACACGACCATCGGGAGCCATGTGCGCACCGGCTCTGACACAATGTTCATTGCCCCGGTCAACGTGGGCGATGGCGCATATTCGGGTGCGGGCACCATCATCAAGGATGATGTTCCACCAGGAGCACTGGCTGTTTCCGGTGGTAAGCAGCGCAATATTGAGGGCTGGGTTGTGAAGAAGCGCCCTGGCAGTCCTGCTGCTGAAGCTGCGGAAGCGGCATCACCTGCCACCGATGATGATTCTGCAAAAACGGACAATTAG
- a CDS encoding DNA alkylation repair protein: MTNMAQSSFFDPSRLSAQAQATADEAVAALEAMADPERATGMASYMRDKFEFFGIASQPRKDAVKHILSGRSLDWDFVAALWLHPQRECQYVAVDHVRRHKLNIADLENLKSVVESKSWWDTVDHLAKCAGTALVAGARGRGKEPNSLAEAQATRALMLEWAVDDNLWTRRIAILCQLSSGEKTDKELLREVIESNLGADSAFSGEFFINKAIGWALRDYARKNPQWVRYFVDEHGEGTQLPLAKLSVREALKHL, translated from the coding sequence ATGACAAACATGGCTCAGAGTAGCTTTTTTGATCCATCCCGCTTGTCGGCGCAGGCTCAGGCTACGGCCGATGAAGCAGTTGCGGCGCTAGAAGCAATGGCGGATCCGGAGCGCGCGACCGGCATGGCTTCCTATATGCGCGACAAGTTTGAGTTCTTTGGCATTGCGTCGCAGCCGCGCAAGGATGCGGTCAAGCACATTTTGTCCGGCCGCAGCCTGGATTGGGATTTCGTGGCTGCGCTGTGGTTACATCCACAGCGCGAGTGCCAGTACGTGGCGGTGGATCATGTGCGCCGGCACAAGCTCAACATCGCGGACTTGGAGAATCTAAAGTCCGTGGTGGAATCCAAATCGTGGTGGGACACCGTGGACCATTTGGCCAAGTGCGCTGGCACAGCATTGGTGGCAGGAGCCCGAGGACGGGGCAAGGAACCAAACTCGCTAGCCGAGGCCCAAGCAACCCGCGCGCTGATGCTGGAGTGGGCGGTGGATGACAACTTGTGGACTCGGCGCATTGCTATTTTGTGCCAGCTCAGCTCCGGCGAGAAAACGGATAAAGAGCTTTTGCGGGAGGTCATCGAAAGTAATCTTGGCGCGGATTCTGCGTTTTCCGGGGAATTTTTCATCAACAAAGCCATTGGTTGGGCGCTGCGCGATTATGCCCGCAAGAACCCGCAGTGGGTGCGCTACTTTGTAGACGAGCACGGCGAAGGTACGCAGTTGCCGCTGGCGAAGCTTTCTGTGCGCGAAGCGCTGAAGCACTTGTAA
- the aztD gene encoding zinc metallochaperone AztD codes for MTTRRYLLIPLALASGLAITACSQPASTPEADTTSAASAESTAAESTDEANSADGSAEAEAPAEVSSPQARLVATYDGGIVVLDAETLEPVTDIPLEGFNRLNRLGDERNVVVSTPQGFQVLDVGAWTEPHGDHTHSYTTTPRLTDHVYEGEKPGHVVNHNGRTLLFSDGDGQVQDLDNEKLADAAKDSEFADPDAVPELTPHHGVAVALDNGGMVHTEGTEDERFSIVAVDAEGEETARIDECPGVHGEAAAGNGALAFGCEDGVVIFKDGEFTKVNSPDVYGRMGNQFGSEESDIVLADYKVDKNAELERPTRISLVNTTTEKIQLVDVEASYSFRSLGRGPEGEALVLGTDGNLRIIDPESGDITSTVQVTEEWEEPLQWQDPRPTLFVQDGKAYVTEPDKELLHVVDIASGEVEQSKDINFSLNEITGVAG; via the coding sequence TTGACCACTCGTAGATACCTCCTTATCCCCTTGGCCCTCGCGTCCGGTTTGGCAATTACTGCATGCTCCCAGCCGGCATCGACGCCGGAAGCTGACACCACTTCGGCGGCCAGCGCAGAATCTACTGCGGCCGAATCCACCGATGAGGCCAATAGCGCGGATGGAAGCGCTGAAGCGGAGGCGCCGGCCGAGGTCTCCAGCCCACAGGCACGCTTGGTGGCAACCTATGACGGCGGCATCGTGGTGTTGGATGCTGAGACTTTGGAACCTGTCACCGACATCCCGTTGGAAGGCTTCAACCGGCTCAACCGCCTGGGCGATGAGCGCAACGTGGTTGTGAGCACCCCGCAGGGATTCCAGGTCCTAGACGTGGGTGCGTGGACCGAGCCGCATGGCGACCACACGCACTCCTATACCACCACCCCGCGTTTGACCGACCACGTTTATGAAGGCGAAAAGCCAGGCCACGTGGTCAACCACAACGGCCGCACCTTGCTGTTCAGTGACGGCGATGGCCAGGTGCAGGACTTGGACAATGAAAAGCTCGCGGACGCGGCCAAGGACTCGGAGTTCGCGGATCCCGATGCTGTACCGGAGCTGACCCCACACCATGGTGTCGCGGTCGCACTAGACAACGGCGGCATGGTGCACACCGAGGGCACCGAGGATGAGCGTTTTAGCATCGTCGCAGTCGATGCCGAGGGTGAGGAAACCGCCCGCATTGATGAATGCCCGGGCGTGCACGGTGAGGCAGCCGCCGGCAATGGTGCGCTGGCCTTTGGCTGTGAAGACGGCGTGGTCATTTTCAAAGACGGCGAGTTCACCAAGGTAAATTCCCCGGATGTTTATGGCCGCATGGGCAACCAGTTCGGTTCGGAAGAATCTGACATCGTGTTGGCTGATTACAAGGTGGACAAGAATGCTGAGCTTGAGCGCCCCACCCGCATTTCGCTGGTCAACACCACCACTGAAAAAATTCAGCTGGTTGATGTTGAGGCGTCTTACTCCTTCCGCTCACTTGGCCGCGGGCCAGAAGGTGAAGCTCTGGTGCTGGGCACCGACGGTAACCTGCGCATCATCGACCCAGAGTCCGGCGATATCACCAGCACCGTACAGGTCACCGAGGAGTGGGAGGAGCCACTGCAGTGGCAGGATCCTCGCCCAACCTTGTTCGTCCAGGATGGCAAGGCTTATGTCACCGAGCCAGATAAGGAACTCCTCCACGTCGTGGACATCGCTTCCGGTGAGGTGGAGCAGTCCAAGGACATCAACTTCAGCCTGAATGAGATCACTGGTGTGGCGGGATAG
- a CDS encoding ribose-phosphate diphosphokinase codes for MTGKISHSQKNMMLFSGRAHPELGAAVAKELGTDLVPTTARDFANGEIFIRFEESVRGADCFVLQSHTQPLNKWLMEQLIMIDALKRGSAKRITAILPFYPYARQDKKHLGREPISARLVADLLAAAGADRIVSVDLHTDQIQGFFDGPVDHMHAMPILTEYIQSKYSIDNIVVVSPDAGRVKVAEKWAHELGDAPLAFVHKTRSTTEANKTVSNRVVGDIEGKDCILLDDMIDTGGTIAGAVRVLREAGARSVVIACTHGVFSDPARQRLSECGAEEVITTDTLPQSTEGWSNLTVLSIAPLLARTIHEIFENGSVTTLFESA; via the coding sequence ATGACCGGCAAGATTTCTCATAGCCAAAAGAATATGATGCTGTTCTCCGGCCGCGCACACCCTGAGCTGGGCGCAGCCGTTGCTAAAGAACTAGGCACTGACTTGGTTCCAACCACCGCACGGGACTTTGCAAACGGTGAAATCTTCATCCGCTTCGAAGAATCCGTTCGCGGCGCAGACTGCTTCGTTCTGCAGTCCCACACCCAGCCTTTGAACAAGTGGCTGATGGAACAGCTCATCATGATCGATGCTCTCAAGCGCGGTTCGGCTAAGCGCATCACGGCTATCTTGCCGTTCTATCCTTATGCACGCCAGGACAAGAAGCACCTCGGCCGTGAGCCAATTTCGGCTCGCCTGGTTGCAGATCTGTTGGCTGCCGCGGGCGCGGACCGCATCGTGTCGGTGGACTTGCACACTGACCAGATTCAGGGCTTCTTCGATGGCCCAGTCGATCACATGCACGCCATGCCAATTTTGACTGAGTACATCCAGTCCAAGTACTCCATCGACAACATTGTTGTGGTCTCCCCGGATGCAGGCCGCGTCAAAGTTGCTGAGAAGTGGGCGCATGAGCTTGGCGATGCCCCGTTGGCATTCGTGCACAAGACCCGCTCCACCACCGAGGCAAACAAGACCGTGTCTAATCGCGTGGTTGGTGACATTGAGGGCAAAGATTGCATCTTGCTCGATGACATGATTGATACCGGCGGAACCATCGCGGGTGCGGTTCGTGTTCTGCGCGAGGCCGGCGCACGCTCCGTTGTTATCGCGTGTACCCACGGTGTATTCTCCGATCCTGCACGCCAGCGTCTGTCTGAGTGCGGTGCTGAGGAAGTTATCACCACTGATACCCTGCCGCAATCCACTGAGGGTTGGTCTAACCTGACCGTGCTGTCCATTGCTCCGCTGCTGGCACGCACGATCCACGAGATTTTTGAAAACGGCTCCGTAACCACCTTGTTCGAATCCGCTTAA
- a CDS encoding MFS transporter, giving the protein MTSPDSNANSGKSLPHESRNASRFVIANGMQNLGDELVAAKTVLPWLFQSAGVPAALTGLLVPIRESGSMLPQAALTQWVVNSPSRKQLWILGGIVQALAALGIAVAALLADGLLLGLTVLVLLGVLSLGRALSSITGKDVQGRTISKGKRGVVTGRATTLGGVSTLVVGGLLAFLGDVSLAAIAVLLLIGAAAWGVASLVFTGIVEPTAAAGEAAAAGKDKGQGTGKNSGRKQNWWTDTWGLFRHDKKFRDFVIVRSLMLVSALSTSFIVALSHSVGNDSLSGLTGFVLASGLAALLGGVVSGRLSDISSRKVMTYGAAIASTLLILIVLAAGTLPQQWNLYLLPLGFFAINLVHTGIRVARKTYVVDMAEGNQRTRYVASANTLMGVILLLVGGVSAVIASAGNAAAIIFLALIGFVGVWRAGKLPEVSKQASK; this is encoded by the coding sequence ATGACCTCCCCTGATTCCAACGCTAACTCCGGCAAGTCGCTTCCGCATGAATCCCGCAATGCGTCGCGGTTTGTCATCGCCAACGGTATGCAAAATCTTGGCGATGAACTGGTGGCAGCCAAGACCGTATTGCCGTGGTTGTTCCAGTCCGCCGGGGTTCCAGCCGCGTTGACCGGTTTACTGGTTCCCATTCGGGAGTCGGGGTCCATGTTGCCGCAAGCCGCGTTGACGCAGTGGGTGGTGAACTCCCCCTCGCGCAAGCAGTTGTGGATTCTGGGCGGGATTGTTCAGGCGCTCGCCGCTTTGGGGATTGCGGTGGCAGCATTGCTTGCCGATGGTTTGCTGCTCGGCCTCACCGTCTTAGTTCTTTTAGGAGTACTGTCGCTGGGTCGAGCGTTGAGCTCCATTACCGGCAAAGATGTGCAAGGCCGCACGATTTCTAAAGGCAAACGCGGTGTTGTCACAGGTCGCGCGACCACCCTGGGTGGGGTTTCTACCTTGGTGGTCGGCGGCCTTTTGGCATTTCTCGGAGATGTGTCTTTGGCGGCGATTGCCGTACTGCTACTCATCGGCGCGGCCGCGTGGGGTGTGGCCTCGCTGGTGTTCACCGGCATCGTCGAGCCGACGGCAGCTGCAGGCGAGGCCGCAGCTGCCGGGAAAGACAAAGGCCAAGGCACAGGCAAGAATTCTGGCAGGAAGCAGAACTGGTGGACGGACACGTGGGGGCTGTTTCGCCATGATAAGAAGTTTCGGGACTTCGTTATCGTGCGCTCGCTGATGCTGGTGTCTGCGCTTTCTACTTCCTTTATTGTTGCGTTGTCGCACTCGGTGGGCAATGACTCGTTGAGTGGGTTGACTGGATTCGTGCTGGCTTCCGGGCTCGCGGCACTACTCGGTGGTGTGGTGTCAGGCAGGCTGTCAGATATTTCCTCGCGCAAAGTCATGACCTACGGCGCGGCGATTGCATCCACGCTTCTCATACTTATTGTCCTCGCGGCAGGAACCCTGCCCCAACAGTGGAATCTTTATCTCCTCCCGTTGGGCTTTTTCGCTATTAATTTAGTGCACACCGGAATCCGCGTGGCGCGCAAAACCTACGTGGTGGACATGGCCGAAGGAAACCAGCGCACCCGCTACGTCGCGTCTGCCAACACGCTGATGGGCGTGATATTGCTGCTGGTCGGCGGGGTTTCGGCGGTGATTGCATCGGCAGGCAATGCGGCCGCCATCATCTTCCTGGCTCTGATTGGTTTTGTCGGCGTCTGGCGCGCCGGAAAGTTACCGGAAGTGTCCAAGCAAGCGTCAAAATAG
- the pth gene encoding aminoacyl-tRNA hydrolase, with the protein MSSDALLVVGLGNPGPKYERTRHNIGFEAAQELVERHFGRFSAHKRTNAEVAALNIGGRRVIVAKPRTFMNVSGGAVKALANYFKISPANIVVIHDELDMDFGEVRMRLGGGDHGHNGLRDTTKALGTKDYHRLSCGIGRPPGRMAPAAYVLKPFARKELDELPIICADAADLIEQI; encoded by the coding sequence ATGAGCAGCGATGCATTATTAGTGGTGGGACTGGGTAATCCGGGGCCGAAGTACGAACGCACCCGGCACAATATTGGCTTTGAAGCAGCCCAAGAATTAGTAGAACGTCACTTTGGCAGGTTCTCTGCGCACAAGCGCACCAATGCTGAGGTCGCAGCGCTCAACATCGGCGGACGCAGGGTCATCGTCGCGAAACCGCGCACCTTCATGAATGTCTCGGGCGGTGCGGTCAAAGCGCTGGCGAACTATTTCAAGATCTCCCCCGCCAACATTGTGGTCATCCACGATGAGTTGGACATGGACTTCGGCGAAGTCCGCATGCGCTTGGGCGGCGGCGACCACGGGCACAATGGCCTGCGCGATACCACGAAGGCGCTGGGCACCAAGGACTACCACCGGCTTTCCTGCGGGATTGGCCGCCCTCCGGGACGCATGGCGCCGGCAGCATACGTCCTAAAGCCCTTTGCCAGGAAGGAATTGGATGAGCTGCCCATCATCTGCGCTGACGCCGCCGACCTTATTGAACAAATCTAA
- a CDS encoding 50S ribosomal protein L25/general stress protein Ctc — MAKRPVIKAQARNEFGKGAARRLRRAGQVPGVIYGSNTEPIHFAADILELHSLIRNYGANAVLELEIDGDQHLTMVKDIEQNVLTLDMDHLDLLSIKRGEKVEVEVPLTFTGEPAPGLMFISDTDVLLVEADVLNIPEEIEVSIEGLEDGTVVTAADVVLPEGTTLVADPESAIASISEPQVDEEVEAAAEAAEEGGAEAGAGSAEDSEEEKTEE; from the coding sequence ATGGCAAAGCGCCCTGTAATCAAGGCACAAGCCCGTAACGAGTTCGGCAAGGGTGCCGCTCGTCGCCTGCGTCGCGCAGGTCAGGTTCCTGGTGTTATCTACGGTTCCAACACCGAGCCAATCCACTTCGCAGCTGACATCCTAGAGCTGCACTCTTTGATCCGTAACTACGGCGCAAACGCTGTTCTGGAGCTGGAGATCGACGGCGACCAGCACCTGACCATGGTTAAGGACATCGAGCAGAACGTTCTTACCCTGGACATGGACCACCTTGACCTGCTCTCCATTAAGCGTGGCGAGAAGGTTGAAGTTGAGGTTCCATTGACCTTCACCGGTGAGCCAGCTCCTGGCCTGATGTTCATCTCCGACACCGACGTTTTGTTGGTTGAGGCTGACGTTTTGAATATTCCAGAAGAGATCGAAGTTTCCATCGAAGGCCTGGAAGACGGCACCGTTGTTACCGCTGCAGACGTAGTTCTGCCAGAGGGCACCACCCTGGTTGCAGACCCAGAGTCCGCAATCGCTTCCATCTCCGAGCCACAGGTTGACGAAGAGGTTGAGGCAGCAGCCGAGGCCGCTGAAGAGGGCGGCGCTGAAGCTGGCGCTGGGTCTGCTGAAGATTCCGAGGAAGAGAAGACCGAAGAGTAA